One genomic segment of Nocardia spumae includes these proteins:
- a CDS encoding dihydrolipoamide acetyltransferase family protein, producing the protein MEDPAVDDNNHILEFRLPDLGEGLTEAELISWSVAVGDSVELNQTIAEVETAKAQVELPCPFSGQVAELLAQPGDTVAVGAPLIRVRSDAVVDDAPSAPQTRQSVLVGYGPEGEAPTRRRRPASKNGTSAPYSEGATESIPPEFPGRPPATPAARQLARELGINIAFVAGSGPGGAVTVEDVRHAVPVSQPPRRAKGEEESADIPRPTAPPVPTMRPDGGIIRPTPSERETRTPVSGVRKRIAAAMTASARTIPQASAFVTTDFTASMELLDHLRSTDSFSGLSLTPLALVAKAMLAAVAEFPGINSYWDEDAKQIVTKHYVNLGIAVATERGLLVPNIKEAQSLSLRDLCREIGWLADVARAGSATPADLRGGTFTISNVGVFGVDTGVPLVNPGEGAILCLGSIRKRPWVYRDEPAIRWITTLGVSFDHRMIDGELGARFLSTVASLLEDPLTLLGRV; encoded by the coding sequence TTGGAAGACCCCGCAGTGGACGACAACAACCACATTCTCGAGTTCCGCCTCCCCGATCTGGGGGAGGGTTTGACCGAGGCCGAACTCATCTCGTGGTCGGTGGCCGTCGGCGATTCCGTCGAACTCAACCAGACCATCGCCGAGGTGGAGACCGCCAAGGCCCAGGTGGAACTGCCGTGTCCGTTCTCCGGCCAGGTCGCCGAACTCCTGGCGCAACCGGGCGATACGGTCGCGGTCGGCGCGCCGCTGATCCGGGTGCGTAGCGACGCGGTGGTCGACGATGCCCCGTCGGCCCCGCAGACTCGGCAATCGGTTCTGGTCGGATACGGCCCCGAGGGTGAGGCGCCCACTCGACGGCGTCGTCCGGCGTCGAAAAACGGTACGAGCGCGCCATATTCCGAGGGGGCGACCGAATCGATCCCACCGGAATTTCCCGGCCGCCCGCCCGCCACTCCGGCCGCCCGGCAGCTGGCCCGCGAACTCGGCATCAACATCGCCTTCGTGGCCGGCTCCGGTCCGGGCGGCGCGGTCACGGTCGAGGATGTGCGCCATGCCGTGCCGGTCTCCCAGCCGCCGCGGCGCGCGAAGGGCGAGGAGGAGTCCGCCGACATACCGCGCCCCACGGCCCCACCGGTGCCGACCATGCGCCCCGACGGCGGCATCATCCGGCCCACACCGAGCGAACGGGAGACACGCACTCCCGTCAGCGGGGTCCGTAAGCGCATCGCCGCGGCCATGACCGCCAGTGCGCGCACCATTCCGCAGGCCAGCGCATTCGTCACCACGGATTTCACCGCGTCGATGGAACTACTCGACCATCTGCGCAGCACCGATTCCTTCTCCGGACTGTCGCTGACCCCGCTGGCACTGGTCGCGAAGGCGATGCTGGCGGCCGTCGCCGAGTTCCCGGGAATCAACTCCTACTGGGACGAGGACGCCAAACAGATCGTCACCAAGCACTACGTCAATCTCGGGATCGCGGTGGCGACCGAACGCGGGCTACTGGTGCCCAACATCAAGGAGGCGCAGTCGCTGAGCCTGCGCGATCTGTGCCGGGAGATCGGCTGGCTGGCGGATGTGGCCCGGGCCGGTTCGGCGACGCCGGCCGATCTGCGCGGCGGCACCTTCACCATCAGCAATGTCGGCGTATTCGGTGTCGACACCGGAGTGCCGCTGGTCAATCCGGGCGAGGGCGCGATTCTGTGCCTGGGCTCGATCCGTAAGCGCCCGTGGGTATATCGCGACGAACCGGCCATCCGCTGGATCACCACCCTGGGTGTGAGCTTCGATCACCGCATGATCGACGGCGAACTGGGCGCCCGGTTCCTGTCGACGGTCGCCTCACTGCTCGAGGATCCGCTGACCCTGCTGGGCCGGGTCTGA
- a CDS encoding acyl-CoA thioesterase produces the protein MTTQQDYPVLWPVPTRWADNDHYGHVNNVTYYSYFDTAVNAWLMAATGTDIRELPAIGVVAQTSCRYLGSLSFPDQLRVGLRVSRLGRSSITYELAIFRVLDEDGESLELAATGSFVHVYVDNETRTSVEIPAVIRTAAAALVTTAE, from the coding sequence GTGACCACACAGCAGGACTATCCGGTGCTCTGGCCGGTGCCGACCCGATGGGCCGACAACGACCACTACGGCCACGTCAACAACGTGACCTACTACTCGTACTTCGATACCGCGGTCAATGCCTGGTTGATGGCGGCCACCGGGACCGATATCCGGGAACTGCCGGCGATCGGCGTGGTGGCGCAGACGTCCTGTCGGTACCTGGGGTCGCTGAGCTTTCCGGATCAGCTGCGGGTGGGCCTGCGCGTCAGTCGCCTCGGTCGCTCCAGCATCACCTACGAGCTGGCCATCTTCCGGGTGCTCGACGAGGACGGTGAATCGCTCGAACTGGCCGCCACCGGATCCTTCGTGCACGTCTACGTCGACAACGAGACCCGCACATCCGTCGAGATCCCGGCGGTCATCCGGACCGCCGCCGCCGCGCTGGTGACCACCGCCGAATAA
- a CDS encoding MFS transporter, with protein sequence MESAVEVTCRGQVARRARGAVFAVFAVNGFLAAMWVAHIPAVTDRTGVSHATLGLLILVMAGSGIIGMQAAGPLADRFGSRMLVAAAVTWLSLAVLGPAFATGPVQLAVALALFGCANGALDVSMNAQAVQVEQVYGRPIMAAFHGLFSCGGLAGSLAGAAAMHANVDIRAGFAIAALLGLVVMAASVPNLLPRLPAVSRVEAPPDPAAADQAAALVPAAPIAHRIRMWLPRNVLALAAIAFALLMAEGVANDWSALQTHEHLGVADATAALSFGAFSTAMTIGRFGADRVSGRFGRVALVRWGSVLGAAGLAVVMISPWLPLSLAGWILAGLGLAGGVPQIFTAAGNLGTSTAATDMSKVFGLGYLGFLAGPSVIGWLAQLTSLTVAFTFPFLAVLLCAWFAPTVGAGEPILDLQDKNS encoded by the coding sequence ATGGAGTCGGCGGTGGAGGTGACGTGCCGCGGGCAGGTCGCCCGTCGCGCGCGCGGGGCGGTCTTCGCGGTGTTCGCGGTGAACGGGTTCCTGGCCGCGATGTGGGTGGCGCACATTCCGGCCGTCACCGATCGCACCGGGGTCTCACACGCCACGCTCGGGTTGCTGATCCTGGTGATGGCCGGTAGCGGCATCATCGGGATGCAGGCGGCGGGTCCGCTCGCCGATCGGTTCGGCAGCCGGATGTTGGTGGCAGCGGCCGTCACCTGGCTGTCGCTGGCCGTGCTGGGGCCCGCATTCGCCACCGGCCCGGTGCAACTGGCCGTCGCCCTGGCCCTCTTCGGTTGCGCCAACGGCGCGTTGGATGTCTCCATGAATGCCCAGGCCGTGCAGGTCGAGCAGGTATACGGCCGCCCGATCATGGCGGCGTTCCACGGCCTGTTCTCCTGCGGCGGTCTGGCCGGTTCTCTCGCCGGCGCCGCGGCCATGCACGCGAACGTGGATATCCGGGCCGGATTCGCGATCGCCGCACTGCTGGGCCTGGTGGTGATGGCGGCGAGTGTGCCGAATCTGCTCCCGCGCCTTCCGGCGGTCTCCCGCGTCGAGGCACCGCCGGATCCGGCCGCCGCCGACCAGGCGGCGGCCCTCGTGCCCGCGGCGCCGATAGCGCACCGGATCCGGATGTGGTTGCCGCGCAACGTTCTGGCGCTGGCGGCGATCGCCTTCGCGCTGCTGATGGCGGAGGGCGTGGCCAACGACTGGAGCGCGTTGCAGACTCACGAGCATCTCGGGGTCGCCGATGCGACGGCCGCCCTGTCGTTCGGCGCGTTCTCCACCGCGATGACCATCGGACGCTTCGGCGCGGATCGGGTCAGCGGACGGTTCGGACGGGTAGCCCTCGTCCGGTGGGGTTCGGTACTCGGCGCCGCCGGCCTCGCCGTCGTCATGATCTCGCCATGGCTGCCCCTGAGCCTGGCCGGCTGGATTCTCGCCGGCCTCGGCCTGGCCGGTGGTGTTCCCCAGATTTTCACCGCCGCGGGCAATCTCGGCACCAGCACCGCCGCGACCGATATGTCCAAGGTCTTCGGCCTCGGCTACCTGGGCTTTCTCGCGGGCCCCTCGGTCATCGGCTGGCTGGCCCAGCTCACCTCGCTCACTGTCGCCTTCACCTTCCCCTTCCTCGCGGTACTCCTGTGCGCCTGGTTCGCTCCCACGGTCGGCGCGGGAGAACCGATTCTTGACCTACAAGACAAAAACTCCTAG
- a CDS encoding TetR/AcrR family transcriptional regulator, which translates to MGRPRNFDTDTVVDRAMDAFWSHGYANTSPAQLAEATGIGKGSLYNTFGSKRELFERALDRYDRMGAELAGDFMSRPGTTRERIGDFMRFLVDSDVAQPIRRGCLAVNTATEFSGTDPGITRAVRIMQGHTTAALAARIDQGRRDGDVAAETDPQAAAEFLMNTIAGLRIMAKTNEVAILHRIIDTALTTL; encoded by the coding sequence ATGGGCAGACCGCGCAACTTCGACACCGACACCGTCGTGGATCGGGCGATGGACGCGTTCTGGTCCCACGGCTACGCCAACACCTCCCCGGCGCAGCTGGCCGAGGCCACGGGAATCGGAAAGGGCAGTCTGTACAACACGTTCGGCAGCAAACGGGAGCTGTTCGAACGAGCCCTGGACCGATACGACCGAATGGGCGCGGAGCTCGCCGGCGACTTCATGTCGCGCCCCGGCACGACCCGCGAACGCATCGGCGACTTCATGCGGTTTCTCGTGGATTCCGATGTCGCACAACCGATTCGGCGCGGCTGCCTGGCGGTCAACACCGCTACGGAATTCTCCGGGACCGACCCCGGGATCACCCGTGCCGTACGCATCATGCAGGGACACACCACGGCCGCCCTGGCCGCGCGGATCGATCAGGGCCGGCGTGACGGCGATGTCGCGGCGGAGACCGATCCGCAGGCCGCCGCGGAGTTCCTGATGAACACCATCGCCGGCCTGCGGATCATGGCGAAGACCAACGAGGTGGCGATCCTGCACCGCATCATCGATACCGCGCTCACCACCCTCTGA
- a CDS encoding oxidoreductase yields MELGLTGKTAVVTGASRGIGLAVAEALTAEGVAVVGAARTVTPELEKASVAAISADLSRPEGVSTVIDAALRELGGIDILVNNVGGGDADRLGLGGFLDVTDAQWRTLFDLNLFSPIWATRAALPSLLERRGSIVNISSINSQLPAAGPIGYSEAKAALTALSKRLSEELAPRGVRVNTVSPGVVGTPLWRDPNRFGGRLAAAQGISHDDLLAGISESFGIASGRISEPEEVAALVTFLVSERAANIVGADHVIDGGTVKTV; encoded by the coding sequence ATGGAACTCGGACTCACCGGCAAGACCGCCGTCGTCACCGGCGCGAGCCGCGGCATCGGACTGGCCGTCGCCGAAGCCCTGACCGCCGAGGGCGTCGCGGTCGTCGGGGCGGCCCGCACCGTCACCCCGGAACTCGAAAAAGCAAGTGTCGCCGCCATTTCGGCCGATCTCAGCCGACCCGAGGGGGTGTCCACCGTGATCGACGCGGCGCTGCGCGAACTCGGTGGCATCGACATCCTGGTCAACAATGTCGGCGGCGGTGATGCGGACCGCCTCGGCCTGGGCGGATTCCTCGATGTCACCGACGCGCAGTGGCGAACCCTGTTCGACCTCAACCTGTTCAGCCCCATCTGGGCCACCCGCGCGGCGCTGCCCAGCCTGCTGGAGCGCCGGGGCTCGATCGTGAATATCTCCTCGATCAACTCGCAGCTGCCCGCGGCCGGCCCGATCGGCTACAGCGAAGCCAAGGCGGCACTCACCGCATTGAGCAAGCGCCTCAGTGAGGAACTGGCCCCGCGCGGCGTGCGCGTCAACACCGTCTCCCCCGGCGTGGTCGGTACCCCGCTGTGGCGCGATCCGAACCGCTTCGGCGGAAGACTCGCCGCCGCCCAGGGGATCTCCCACGACGACCTGCTGGCCGGGATCAGCGAGAGCTTCGGCATCGCGTCGGGGCGGATCTCGGAACCCGAGGAGGTGGCGGCCCTGGTCACCTTCCTCGTCTCCGAGCGCGCCGCCAATATCGTCGGCGCCGACCATGTCATCGACGGCGGCACCGTGAAGACCGTGTGA
- a CDS encoding MFS transporter — protein sequence MTSTVTGRATATESGAPSHLGLTLLALCAAGLVVSLQQTVVIPLLPRLIGQLHTDVAGVTWLFTAALLTGAVATPLLSRFGDMYGKKRMVMFCMGLLVIGSVICALAGSLGVYILGRALQGTSSALIPLGIGIIRDSFPRERLTTAIGVISGTMGVGGTIGMLVTGVIADKTTDPHPVFWMTAALAVVATVLVGVSAKDMGQRHGGQPDYLGAALLAALLVCLLLAISEGPRWGWGAGSVIGLFVAAAVLCVSWILVESTVAQPLVRLPLLVGPRSLSANLASALLGFAMFGSFTLISNFVQTPADKVGYGLSGSVLAVGLYGIPSSVLMTFFSFRTGRIVARIGPAYTLAIGAAFAGAATGWLALSNAHGYDMVISNTLQGIGFGIGYAALGTLAVQHVPMSESGIASGINSLVRTAGGSIAGAITASILSALTIGHTGVPSLHAYVISFAVLSVGAWLAAAVAFGNGLRHKHER from the coding sequence ATGACGTCGACCGTCACCGGCCGAGCTACCGCCACCGAATCCGGTGCACCCTCCCACCTGGGCCTGACCCTGCTCGCGCTGTGCGCGGCCGGGCTGGTGGTCTCACTGCAGCAGACCGTGGTGATTCCGTTGCTGCCCAGGCTGATCGGCCAGCTGCACACCGACGTCGCGGGCGTCACCTGGTTGTTCACCGCCGCATTGCTCACCGGAGCCGTCGCCACGCCACTGCTGTCGCGCTTCGGCGATATGTACGGCAAGAAGCGGATGGTGATGTTCTGCATGGGGCTGCTCGTCATCGGATCGGTGATCTGCGCGCTGGCCGGTTCGCTGGGCGTCTACATCCTCGGACGCGCGCTGCAGGGCACCTCGTCGGCGCTGATTCCGCTGGGCATCGGCATTATTCGCGACAGTTTCCCGCGGGAGCGGCTCACCACCGCCATCGGCGTCATCAGCGGGACCATGGGTGTCGGCGGCACCATCGGCATGCTGGTGACCGGTGTCATCGCCGACAAGACCACCGATCCGCATCCGGTGTTCTGGATGACCGCGGCGCTGGCCGTCGTCGCTACCGTGCTGGTCGGGGTGAGCGCCAAGGATATGGGGCAGCGCCACGGCGGGCAGCCGGACTATCTGGGCGCGGCGCTGCTGGCCGCGCTGCTTGTCTGTCTGCTGCTGGCGATCAGCGAGGGCCCGCGCTGGGGCTGGGGTGCGGGCAGTGTGATCGGACTGTTCGTCGCGGCCGCGGTGCTGTGCGTGAGCTGGATTCTGGTCGAGTCGACGGTGGCGCAGCCGCTGGTGCGGTTACCGCTGCTGGTCGGGCCGCGCTCGCTGTCGGCGAATCTGGCCTCGGCGCTGCTGGGCTTCGCGATGTTCGGATCCTTCACGCTCATTTCGAATTTCGTGCAGACTCCCGCCGACAAGGTGGGATACGGCCTGTCCGGTTCGGTGCTGGCGGTCGGCCTCTACGGCATCCCCAGTTCGGTGCTGATGACCTTCTTCTCGTTCCGTACCGGCCGGATCGTCGCCCGCATCGGGCCCGCCTACACCCTGGCCATCGGTGCGGCTTTCGCGGGTGCCGCCACCGGATGGCTGGCGCTGTCCAATGCGCACGGCTACGACATGGTCATCTCCAACACCTTGCAGGGTATCGGCTTCGGTATCGGCTATGCCGCGCTGGGAACCCTTGCCGTCCAGCATGTTCCGATGAGCGAGAGCGGGATCGCCAGCGGGATCAACTCGCTGGTGCGCACCGCCGGCGGCAGTATCGCCGGCGCGATCACCGCATCGATCCTGAGCGCCCTCACCATCGGTCACACCGGGGTCCCGTCGCTGCACGCCTATGTGATCAGCTTCGCGGTCCTCAGTGTCGGCGCGTGGCTGGCCGCGGCCGTCGCGTTCGGTAACGGCCTGCGGCACAAGCACGAGCGCTGA
- a CDS encoding MarR family winged helix-turn-helix transcriptional regulator, whose amino-acid sequence MPRSEGSPESLVDADYIVELERALTRIAHLLTRVRRHDRTVAAAGVNLDRANVPLLRMLADADGPMRMGELAACLDVEAPHVTRQIQRLERAGYVDRIADPDDRRAQRVRITGEGRATVDAIRAVSRRYMREALADWTSEDLSRLAALNHRMVDDFLAGAEHGDMFERR is encoded by the coding sequence GTGCCGCGTTCCGAAGGAAGTCCCGAATCACTGGTCGACGCCGATTACATCGTGGAACTGGAGCGTGCCCTGACTCGGATCGCCCATCTGCTCACCCGGGTCAGACGCCACGACCGCACCGTGGCCGCCGCGGGTGTCAATCTCGACCGGGCGAATGTGCCGCTGTTGCGAATGCTCGCCGATGCCGACGGGCCGATGCGCATGGGTGAGCTGGCCGCCTGCCTCGATGTGGAGGCGCCGCACGTCACCCGTCAGATTCAGCGACTGGAACGGGCAGGGTACGTCGACCGCATCGCCGATCCCGACGATCGCCGCGCACAGCGGGTCCGCATCACCGGCGAGGGCCGGGCGACAGTGGACGCGATACGGGCCGTCAGCCGCCGCTACATGCGAGAGGCGCTGGCGGACTGGACGAGTGAGGATCTGAGCCGGCTCGCCGCCTTGAATCACCGCATGGTCGACGACTTCCTCGCCGGCGCCGAACACGGGGACATGTTCGAGCGGCGCTGA
- a CDS encoding NAD(P)(+) transhydrogenase (Re/Si-specific) subunit beta has product MDYLVNILYIVAFSLFIYGLMGLTGPKTAVRGNWIAAVGMGIAVIATFISIRDTTNWIIIIAGLVVGVALGVPPAKFTKMTAMPQLVAAFNGVGGGTVALIAWSEFLNSHGFSQLREQPNVHIVIGSLFAAIIGSISFWGSLIAFGKLQEILPGRPIGLGKLQQPLNLLLVLGAIASAVVIGIGATSDGAPWWWMILLLVLAAVLGLMVVLPIGGADMPVVISLLNALTGLSAAAAGLALNNTAMIVAGMIVGASGTILTNLMAKAMNRSIPAIVAGGFGGGGGAAAAGGGEQKQAKATSAADAAIQMAYANQVIVVPGYGMAVAQAQHAVKEMASLLEAKGVEVKYAIHPVAGRMPGHMNVLLAEAEVSYDALKEMDDINGEFSRTDVALVIGANDVTNPAAREDSSSPIYGMPVLNVDQAHSVIVLKRSMNSGFAGIDNPLFYADHTSMLFGDAKKSVGAVTEELKAL; this is encoded by the coding sequence ATGGACTATCTGGTCAATATTCTCTATATCGTCGCGTTCTCGCTGTTCATCTACGGCCTGATGGGCTTGACCGGCCCGAAGACCGCGGTGCGGGGTAACTGGATCGCCGCGGTCGGTATGGGCATCGCGGTCATCGCGACGTTCATCTCGATCCGTGACACCACGAACTGGATCATCATCATCGCGGGTCTGGTTGTGGGTGTGGCCCTGGGTGTTCCACCGGCGAAGTTCACGAAGATGACCGCGATGCCGCAGTTGGTGGCCGCGTTCAACGGTGTCGGCGGTGGCACCGTCGCGTTGATCGCGTGGTCGGAATTCTTGAACAGTCATGGCTTTTCGCAGCTGCGCGAGCAGCCGAACGTGCATATCGTGATCGGCTCGCTGTTCGCGGCGATCATCGGTTCGATCTCGTTCTGGGGTTCGCTGATCGCGTTCGGCAAGCTGCAGGAGATCCTGCCCGGCCGCCCGATCGGCCTGGGCAAACTGCAGCAGCCGCTGAACCTGCTGCTGGTGCTGGGTGCGATCGCCTCGGCCGTGGTGATCGGCATCGGCGCCACTTCCGACGGCGCGCCGTGGTGGTGGATGATCCTGCTGCTGGTGCTGGCCGCGGTCCTCGGGCTGATGGTCGTGCTGCCGATCGGTGGCGCGGATATGCCGGTCGTGATCTCGCTGCTCAACGCACTGACCGGTCTGTCCGCGGCGGCGGCCGGTCTGGCGTTGAACAACACCGCGATGATCGTGGCGGGCATGATCGTCGGCGCGTCGGGCACCATCCTCACCAATCTGATGGCCAAGGCGATGAACCGGTCGATTCCGGCGATCGTGGCCGGTGGTTTCGGTGGTGGTGGCGGTGCCGCCGCGGCCGGTGGCGGTGAGCAGAAGCAGGCTAAGGCCACCTCGGCCGCGGATGCCGCCATTCAGATGGCGTACGCGAATCAGGTGATCGTGGTGCCCGGTTACGGTATGGCCGTGGCCCAGGCCCAGCATGCGGTGAAGGAGATGGCGTCGCTGCTCGAGGCCAAGGGCGTCGAGGTCAAGTACGCGATTCATCCGGTGGCCGGTCGTATGCCCGGGCATATGAACGTGCTCTTGGCCGAGGCCGAGGTGTCCTACGACGCGCTCAAGGAGATGGACGACATCAACGGCGAGTTCTCGCGCACCGATGTGGCGTTGGTGATCGGCGCCAACGATGTCACCAACCCCGCCGCCCGCGAGGACTCCTCCAGCCCGATCTACGGGATGCCGGTGCTCAATGTCGATCAGGCCCACAGCGTGATCGTGTTGAAGCGGTCGATGAATTCCGGTTTCGCCGGTATCGACAATCCGCTGTTCTACGCCGACCACACCTCCATGTTGTTCGGCGATGCGAAGAAATCCGTCGGTGCCGTCACCGAGGAACTCAAAGCGCTCTGA
- a CDS encoding NAD(P) transhydrogenase subunit alpha: protein MYTELLANIAILVLSGFVGFAVISKVPNTLHTPLMSGTNAIHGIVVLGALVTLGKIEHPSVVTQIILFVAVVFGTLNVIGGFVVTDRMLGMFKGKKPAAGAPSGEKAGK, encoded by the coding sequence ATGTATACCGAACTGCTGGCGAATATCGCGATTCTGGTGCTGTCCGGTTTCGTGGGTTTCGCGGTGATTTCCAAGGTGCCCAACACGTTGCATACGCCGTTGATGTCGGGCACGAACGCCATTCACGGGATCGTGGTGCTGGGCGCGCTGGTGACGTTGGGCAAGATCGAGCACCCCTCGGTGGTCACACAGATCATCTTGTTCGTGGCGGTGGTGTTCGGAACGTTGAACGTGATCGGTGGTTTCGTGGTGACGGACCGGATGCTCGGCATGTTCAAGGGTAAGAAGCCCGCCGCCGGTGCGCCGTCGGGCGAGAAGGCGGGTAAGTAA
- a CDS encoding Re/Si-specific NAD(P)(+) transhydrogenase subunit alpha: METTQSADADAQRGTRVGVVRESNADERRVALVPKIIPALLKQGVQVVVEAGAGAGALIPDGAYVEAGAVIGDPWQAEVVVKVAPPDDAEIAKLSPGQTLIGFLAPRNADNKIGALEQAGVRAFAVEAIPRISRAQVMDALSSQANVAGYKAVLLAASESTRFFPMLTTAAGTVKPATVLVLGVGVAGLQALATAKRLGGRTTGYDVRPEVADQVRSVGAQWLDLGIDAAGEGGYARELTEDEKVQQQQALEDAIKGFDVVVTTALVPGRPAPRLVTAAAVEGMKPGSVIVDLAGETGGNCELTEPGKTVVKHDVTICSPLNLPATMPEHASELYSKNIAALLELMLVDGKLEPDFGDQVLADSCVAGAPARAADPEGES; encoded by the coding sequence GTGGAGACAACGCAGAGCGCCGACGCGGACGCGCAGCGCGGGACGCGTGTCGGCGTGGTTCGCGAGAGCAACGCCGATGAGCGACGTGTCGCGTTGGTGCCGAAGATCATCCCTGCCCTGTTGAAGCAGGGCGTGCAGGTTGTCGTGGAGGCCGGTGCCGGGGCGGGGGCTTTGATTCCCGATGGCGCCTATGTGGAAGCCGGTGCGGTGATCGGTGATCCGTGGCAGGCCGAGGTGGTGGTGAAGGTGGCCCCGCCCGATGATGCCGAGATCGCGAAGTTGTCGCCCGGGCAGACGCTGATCGGTTTTCTGGCGCCGCGTAACGCCGACAACAAGATCGGTGCGCTCGAGCAGGCGGGGGTGCGGGCGTTCGCGGTAGAGGCGATTCCGCGTATTTCGCGGGCGCAGGTGATGGATGCGTTGTCCTCGCAGGCGAATGTGGCCGGTTACAAGGCGGTGTTGCTGGCGGCGTCGGAGTCGACGCGGTTCTTCCCGATGTTGACCACCGCGGCCGGGACGGTGAAGCCCGCGACCGTGCTGGTACTCGGTGTGGGTGTGGCCGGTTTGCAGGCGCTGGCGACGGCGAAGCGACTGGGTGGGCGCACGACCGGTTACGACGTGCGGCCGGAGGTTGCCGATCAGGTGCGGTCGGTGGGTGCGCAGTGGCTGGATCTGGGCATCGACGCCGCCGGTGAGGGCGGGTACGCCCGCGAGCTGACCGAGGATGAGAAGGTCCAGCAGCAGCAGGCTTTGGAGGATGCGATCAAGGGTTTCGATGTGGTGGTGACCACCGCGTTGGTGCCGGGTCGTCCCGCGCCGCGGTTGGTGACCGCCGCGGCGGTGGAGGGGATGAAGCCGGGCAGTGTGATCGTGGATCTGGCCGGTGAGACCGGCGGTAACTGCGAGCTGACCGAGCCGGGTAAGACCGTGGTGAAACATGACGTGACGATTTGTTCGCCGTTGAACCTGCCGGCGACGATGCCCGAGCACGCGTCGGAGCTGTATTCGAAGAATATCGCGGCGTTGCTGGAGTTGATGCTGGTCGACGGGAAGCTCGAGCCCGATTTCGGTGACCAGGTGCTGGCTGATTCTTGTGTGGCCGGTGCGCCGGCCCGGGCCGCCGACCCCGAGGGGGAGAGCTGA